From the Yoonia rosea genome, the window GGCAGAAATTCGATGATCTTGTGAACGCCCTCTATAGCGATGCCGCCGAGATCTATACCGAGACCGAGGTCACCTATGAGGACGGCCGCAAAGGCAAGATCAAAGCGACGCTGAACATCCGCAATGCCATCGTCGCCCCGACAATGAAGGTGGCAGCGGAATGAAAGATATGCTGACACCTTATGTGACCGAAGATGGCCGCCAGATTGGCGAAACCTTGATGGATATGCGCAATATCACCCTGCGTTTCGGCGGGGTTGAGGCGATAAAAGATATTTCTTTCAATATCCAAGAAGGCGAAATTCGCGCGATTATTGGCCCCAACGGGGCTGGCAAATCATCCATGCTGAATGTGATCTCGGGCTTTTATAACCCGCAGGAAGGCGAGGTATGGTTCCGCGGCAAGAAACGCCCGCCGATGAAACCGTTTCAGGTCGCCCGCCTTGGCATCGCCCGCACCTTCCAGAATATCGCACTGTTCGAGGGCATGTCTGTGCTGGACAACGTGATGACGGGCCGGCTGAACCACATGAACGCGGGCCTGTTTTCGCAGGCGCTCTGGAAGGGCCGCGCGGAACGTGAAGAGACCGAGAACCGCGAAGCCGTGGAACGGGTCATTGATTTTCTGGAAATTCAGGCGATCCGCAAGACACCCGTCGGCCGCCTGCCCTATGGTTTGAAAAAACGGGTCGAACTGGCCCGCGCGCTTGCGGCGGAACCCAAGCTGTTGCTGCTGGATGAGCCGATGGCCGGCATGAACGTTGAGGAAAAAGAAGACATGAGCCGCTTTATTCTGGACGTGAACGATGAATTCGGCACCACGATTGCGCTGATCGAACATGACATGGGTGTTGTGATGGACCTGTCAGACCGCGTCATCGTGATGGATTACGGCCGCAAGATCGGCGACGGCACACCCGACGAGGTGCGCAACAATCAAGAGGTGATTGATGCTTATCTGGGGGTGGCACATGACTAAGGGGGGCGGTCGCGATGTCAGCTGATTTTCTTTACGGCATAGAAGTTATCATCAACGGGCTGATGGCCGGTGTGCTTTATGCGCTGGTGGCGCTCGGCTTCGTTCTGATCTTCAAGGCATCCGGAATTTTCAACTATGCCCAAGGGGTTATGGCGCTTTTCGCAGCGCTCACGCTGGTCGGCATCATGGAAGGCGAAGTGCCTTTTTCGCATCTGATCAACGCAGTCTTTGGCACGGACATTCATCATTTCGGGTGGGAGGTCCCCGCCCTTTTGGCGATCCTGTTGACGCTGGTGGTGATGATCTTCTTTGCCTGGGCTGTGCAGCATTTCGTGTTCCGGCATCTCGTCGGGCAGGAACCGATCATCCTGTTCATGGCAACCATCGGTCTGGCCTATTTCCTTGAAGGTGTGGGCGATCTGATGTGGGGCTCTGACATCAAGACGCTGGCGCTTGGCCTGCCACAGGGCGGATCGCTCTGGGTCGAGGATATGACCTCGGGCCTGGGCGGCGATGATTTCTACGGCTTCTTTATCGACAAGCTCGACATGGTGGCGACGGTCGTGGCGATTGTGCTGGTGACCGGCCTGATCCTCTTTGCGCAATACACCAAACAAGGCCGTGCGATGCGTGCGGTGGCCGATGATCATCAGGCGGCATTGTCGGTGGGCATTTCACTCAACTTCATCTGGGTGCTGGTCTGGTCGCTCGCGGGGCTTGTGG encodes:
- a CDS encoding branched-chain amino acid ABC transporter permease, giving the protein MSADFLYGIEVIINGLMAGVLYALVALGFVLIFKASGIFNYAQGVMALFAALTLVGIMEGEVPFSHLINAVFGTDIHHFGWEVPALLAILLTLVVMIFFAWAVQHFVFRHLVGQEPIILFMATIGLAYFLEGVGDLMWGSDIKTLALGLPQGGSLWVEDMTSGLGGDDFYGFFIDKLDMVATVVAIVLVTGLILFAQYTKQGRAMRAVADDHQAALSVGISLNFIWVLVWSLAGLVALVAGVMWGAKSGVQFSLSLIALKALPVLMLGGFTSIPGAIVGGLIIGVGEKLFEYMIGPMVGGATENWFAYVLALIFLVFRPQGLFGEKIIERV
- a CDS encoding ABC transporter ATP-binding protein, giving the protein MKDMLTPYVTEDGRQIGETLMDMRNITLRFGGVEAIKDISFNIQEGEIRAIIGPNGAGKSSMLNVISGFYNPQEGEVWFRGKKRPPMKPFQVARLGIARTFQNIALFEGMSVLDNVMTGRLNHMNAGLFSQALWKGRAEREETENREAVERVIDFLEIQAIRKTPVGRLPYGLKKRVELARALAAEPKLLLLDEPMAGMNVEEKEDMSRFILDVNDEFGTTIALIEHDMGVVMDLSDRVIVMDYGRKIGDGTPDEVRNNQEVIDAYLGVAHD